DNA sequence from the Vicia villosa cultivar HV-30 ecotype Madison, WI linkage group LG3, Vvil1.0, whole genome shotgun sequence genome:
GCTCACGAGTCATCATTGTATCAAGTGACATCACCATTCACAACATACAAAAAATAGTAATAGTAATTAACTGCCAACAAATTTAGCTTTTTTCCATCAGTTCCCCCATAGTTGAAATTGTTGAGTACgaatattttaaaacatattttatttttaggcaCATATTTTTATTATCTTACATCTTTGCttctttgcctgagttttcttttgatttttgtcACGTGGATTGTTCTGAAAAACATGCAACTAATCTTAAATTCTGCTCTCATTTACAAACAGAATGCAAGTTATAGAGGCCAGGGGAGAATAGCAGACTTTGGTTTCCAGAATCCAAAATGGGTTGATGGGGAATTGCTTCAACTTAATGGCAAGGTAAATTAGTGGCCAAATGTGCTACCTTTTCTCTCTCAATATCAATATACAAGCAGGATTATTGGTATCAATCAACAAACCAGTTTTTGTATGTAGAATTTATATTGACATTAATGCTGTGCTGTGTTTAGGGCATGGGACCTCACATGAAAGGTGCAGATCTTGGTTTCCTTTATGTTGTGCCTGATCAAAGCTTTCTTGTGCTATTCAACCGGTTGAAACTACCTGAGTAAGCCACAAAACCCTTCCAGTTTCTTTCTTCCCTGACTATCCGTTGGAATATGAAGGATTCTGACAATAGTGATGAGAGTATGTTAGTTTTCTTCATTAAGCTATAGTTTTACTCACTCAGACACGCAGGCACTTGTAATTTTTCTAGCCTCTCAATGCCTTTTAAGATTTAATTTTTGGTTTTTCTCTACTCAATCTCTTTAATATCATATGTATATATAAATTTTGCTGATTGACAAAATAGTGTAGTAGGAACTATAGAAAGACCTTAAGGGGGATCCTGATGTGCATTATGGTTATGGCTGTGTGCCTTCTTTCTATGCTTTGTGAACTTTATGACCCCATCAAGAAGAATGAATCTGGTTAAGGTATTGGCAGCTCAAAAAAGTGAGTCAAGATAGTTCCTATATAAACCTATGATAATGCTTTTGATGGCGTGGAAAGAGATAAAAAAGTGTCTTGTGAGAAAATTAAGAGCTCAATTATTTAGCATTTGCATGAATGAATTACATTATAACGCGTAGGATGAACCTTTATGGTCGACACTAAGTTAAAGTCTGAAACACTTCTTTATTGAATTAAAGGTGATCCACTCTCAAAAGAAATAAGATATTCATCCATTGAAAAAGCTTGCTTAGGTAATTGGACCTACctgatttttcttcttttattggcAAAATGCTATCAACTTAAAATTGATCATtgaaaaataacatattattagttacataattttatttctttcACGTTTTTCATCAAGCAACTTGTGTTTTCTTATTATAGAACATTTGGTGGTTCTTAACCTCATTATATGAATCTTATACACCATCAATGTAAAGAAAAATTTCATTAAGGAGTATGTATTCATCATTCAACTACATTAAAAAAGAACTTACAAAATTTCTTTATAATAATGCaggaattaaattaaaaaagaattaaaaaaatttctttataatAATGTAAGAATTtaatgattatgatttactcCTCTCtatctcataataagtgtcttatttaaGTAATGCGTAGTTATTCGATGATAATACAATATCAATTATTGGAATGCCCCTATTATTGTAGTTAATAGAGTTGTTGAATAAAGTGAAGACTAATAATAAACAGGGGTATAGTagggaaaaataataataattgttgcaTTGATATTATAAATAGACAATTATTTTGAGATAGAGAAGTCtaaatgaaatattttttatgagaCGGAGGAGGGAGTAATATAACAACTACCAAATCTTATCACATAAGTAGGTTATATGAATCAATGTTCGATATAATGTTTCCTACTCAAGATCATGCTTTTATTTTGAATCATTAATATTGAGATTTTGTTAATAACTTCTATAAACATTTTTCTATCTTTAGCTATTTGACTCCTCCTCTCTATCTAATCCATCATtcttaatatataaactatatgttttcttttaattgtttaaaCCATTGAAGTTTATCAACACTCTCTCTAATATAGTCATTTATAATTTTATCCTGATTAATCAAGTCATACATCTAACACAACATTTTCCTCTCTCCTACACTCTTAATTTTTTGTGTTGATTCTTAATTGTCAACATTATGTCATGTACAACGTTGTAAATTTTATCTCAGCTCGATAATTTCTCTTTAGCTTGAGTGATAATTTGTGTAACATAAAACATACGAAGTCCTTTTCTATtttaactaggggtggcaaacgggtatGCCCGCCCTATTTAGGTCTGTTTCGTAAAAGGCCGAAAAAAATGAAATAGAGCGGGACAAACATTGTTGAGAGTGTGGACCTAAAACTTTATCCCGTCCCGGAAAAAATAAGTGTGGGACGGAACAGGCCCGCGAGCATTGCACTTTATGTCTCAAAATTACAAACTTTCATATTAATGTCCGCGTCCACAATAGTCCAAAAAAAAATAGGACGGAGCGAAACGAGTCTATTAGAGAGTGCAAacctaaaattttaatttatcctGCCAAAAGGTGGTGCAAACAAAATAGACATGCCTGACAACCCAAGCCTCCCTTACCACCCATAATTTCAACCTtccaacttaaattcaaattcaaaggttcACCCCTCTTTTTATTTCTCATTCGTTTGTATATCaatttcaaaagattcaataTGTATAACCTGTGGAATGATATGATTTTCATCTTTTCCTCGTATATGATATAATCAATAGAGATAAAATTGTCTTAACATTTTTTTTGACACGCGTAGATCTTTTAAAAGAAACAAATTTATGTAGGAAGAAAGTGAAGTAGGCATTTGATGAATGAACATGTGATGCTTTTTTATTACACTATACTCTACACTCAAACCAAATTAAAGTCCATACGGAATTGGATCCTCTCCAATTTTTTCTCTCATGCCCTCTCTCATGTGCAATTATGAATGGTTGGATTAATCTAACAGTtgacaacaaaaagaaaagaaagcatcATTTAATGAAGAAAGAGAAATATAtatgttttaattttctttttaaccaAATATTTAACAGATAAAAATGAGTATATTTAAAAATGAGAATTTTCTTCTACCAAAAAAACAAATGAGAATTTTTCacatgtttgtttttattttcattaatttttgtGGTATTTTATTTCTACAACAATCAACTTATATAAATGTGGCTAAATAAAAAACGTGATTGTGGCTAAATAAAAAACGTGATTGTggctaaataaaaaatatttcaaaatttattaaagaaaattaaaataattatattataataactATAATAGTACTATTCTCatttttaattagaaaatatataaattagctaattaattataatttatggcAAACAAAATTAATGTATAAGTTGTATGTTTTAACGATTTCACTCacgtttaaataatttttttttaaaatttaaagtttGAAAAAATAGTAGttgatatattataaaaaaaattagttgacaatatgaaaaaaaaagaaattaattttcttcttagccacaaatacatatttcatatataatttttatagtattttaaactattcttatttctatttaaaagatagaaaaaaagttaaaaatagcTAATTAAGATGGTGATAGATAATTGTCATATGTAAATTGTACACTTAACATCTATTTTtagcaaattattttaaaaaacataacGTTTAAACAATGAAATATAGTAGATTATAATTCAtttattgtaattatttttaaaaactgaaaatattataaaatataaaatttaaatattttttacttaCATAATTTTCTCTACTatgtttatataaataaatattattttgattattctcatttttattaaatataaaaattaatttaattaattaattaaatatgtataaaaataatttaatcatttttaaataaaaatataattaaaattaaaataccacaaaaattaaagaaaataaaaacaaacatgtgaaaagtttttttttttgtagaagaaagttttcatttttgtctcgtaaatatttgattaaaaagaaaattaaaattaatatatatttctctttcttcattaaatgatgttttgttttctttttgttgtcAACTGTTGGATTAATCCAACCATTCATAATTGCACATGAGAGAGGACATGAGAGGAAAAATTGGAGAGGATCCAATTCCAAGtccatacacacacacacactccactttattttcttttttccttttcccacCACTCACCCAATCAAACTTacaaactttttcttttctttttcaatattaatcttcttcttcttttcttccacttttgtttttcaaaattagCGAAAGCCAAAGGAAAAGGAACTTGAACACAGAAAACCGAGAATGGCAACAACACCTCACCCAGCCATGAAAAAATCATGGTCGAGAGGCTCCGACTCAACTCAGTTCGAATCACCCGCACGCTTCTGCTCTCCCTTACGATGGGACGCAGCAGACTCGCCGGAATACCGATCACCAGCAAACTCGCCCGGAAAGATGGTAGACAACTCAATGGCAGTAATTACCGTCGACAAGCCAAAGCAGATTTCTCACGAGAAACTCCCTGACCAGCGGAAGCTTCCACAGGAGAATAATCTTGCGGTGTTCAACCTACCAGTGAGAGAGGAGCCTCAACGGCAGGCTACGAAAGTGGAGACTTCTGAAAAAGGTAGTGAGCGGAGATTGAGGTCGGCTCCGGTAAGCTGTACGGCGGAGGAGGTTACGAGAAAGGCGGGTTTAGGGTTCCGGCTATGCGAGATGGTGGTGTGTCTGATTTCGTTTTCGGTTATGGCTGCAAATAAGACGCAAGGTTGGAGTGGGGACTCTTATGATCGTTACAAAGAATACAGgtatttattaatttcatatttattgttgaaattttaaaaatactgAATTAGAACTATttagtatttataaaaaaaaataataagaatttttttttttataacataAGCTTAGTAAAAATTAAAGGCCTTAAATCATTTAATCAGGTTAGTTAGCCATCAAACCAAACATTAGATGATAAGAGACTCTTCTAGCTTAACTAAGATGAGATGAGATGTAAGATGAGATGTAAGAGGTTTTGGGTTCAAACCCAATATTCTCTTGAGGAAGAGTTTTGTCGTTTATTTTAGTTCTCGCCAGCTCGAAGGATTAATCTCTTGCCTAGAGGATATCCGATTTAGGTATGTTACATTAGAAATAAAAATGATCATGGTCCGGAGCCAAGGCCCGGCTAGCCCGGAtaggcgcccgggctcaacccctattttctttgtatttcctCCAATTTAATAGtctatttttagacaaaattaggggcaaaattagtaaaaatatggtgtgaaaattaaaacaggtgaataatcaatggtgtaaatTTTTTGCCCAAACTGTCTAAAATTCCCGACTCCGCCACTTATCATGGTAAATGTTAATCGTATGTATGGCAGGTATTGTTTATCAATGAATGTTATCGGATTTGCATACTCAGGATTACAAGCTTGTGATTTAGCTTTTCAACTAGTCACAGGAAAACACATGATAAGCCATCATCTTCGCTATCACTTTCAGTTCTTCTTGGATCAGGCATGTCATTCATACACAACTATATGCAAATACCAAACTATTACTATTTTCGAATTTGTATGTAACATATTTTTTGTAAAAACTGATATCTAGGTTGTGGCATATCTTCTGATATCAGCATCATCCTCTGCAGCGACAAGGGTGGATGATTGGCAGTCAAATTGGGGGAAAGATGAGTTCACTGAGATGGCTACTGTTTCGGTTGGAATGTCATTTCTAGCTTTTGTTGCATTTGCTATGAGCTCACTCATCTCTGGTTACATCCTCTGTAATGGCCGCAACTCCGTGTAAATTTCCTTGTATTTCTTTAGTTTCCGTTGTGACCAAATTCATTCTGGAAATTGTTGATGCTGGTCATTTTTCCACTCAGATGATAACTGTGTGTATATAAATAGTTTCAGTTTGTTGTTCATCTTAAATTTCCCTGTTTTGTTTCCCTTCAAAATTTCAACTACACTTTTTTAAAAGCTGTTATCTGTCACATTTTTTGGACTATAAGAGTTGCTAGTAATACTCTTCTTACACCCTTTTCAATACTCTTTTTAACAACTTGTTTTTAACctgacaaaatcattttttctgaGAAAAACATCTATTCCAAAATAAAGGTAAACAGATTTGCAATTTCGTTATACATACTACTGACCTTTTTTGAACCAAAATTATATGCTTATGAATTGACAGTAAAACAGTTAGTTATAATTTTTGTAATAAACAGAAAGATGAGCAAGTGAGTTTTTTTTTTCCCGAAGAggcaaaattaaattgaaaaaccaGCATAAGATATGCTGGAGAGTTACAGTACATGAAAACATAAAGCAAAATAAGATCCTTATTTTACATATCCTTGCCCAGTAAGAAACAAGACCAGCCACTATAGCACCCTTAAAGCCAGACCCCCGATCACTACATATATAAGAAAAACAACCAGGTTCCACCTATAGAAAGATAATTAGCCTCAAATCAGGAACTTATTTGCTGTGGGAATAAAGAAGCAACACCAGTACCAACTACTAAACGAGCCTGGAAGTTGACAGCAACGGAAGCAAAGTGAATGCTTGTACAGTAGCGCCGCCGAGACAGAAAAGGACACTGCAGCATAAGTGCCCCTGCAGCAGATAGCCACCTGAAAAACTAGAGACAAGAGGCCTATCCAATGATGATTCTTGGATTCAAGCACCATTGGGATGATTGTAAGTTACTGCTTTGTGTTTAATACTCAACCAGTTCCAGGATagtctttgaatttcttcaaataaTTGCTCAGCAAAAGTGTTCTTGTTCTTGAAGATTATATTGTTACGAGCTTTCCAAATACTCCAAATGCAAGCGAAGCATATTACTCTGACTCGGTTAATAGCTCTGCTGCCTCCATCCAGAAAAGTGAGTTAACTTTCAATGATGTAATGTAACAAATGGGAGGGGAGGTGCTCTTAGACTctgtaaaactttttttcttttgaaagatcTATACAGCAATATTAATTGGGCCTCGGAGTTCCATTTGCTCTTAAAATGATGACTTGTAGGAGGTTTTGTcgcttatatatttatatttttggaatgtaaattttttaaaaatcacttaattttaaatcattttttataaaaattatttttaaaatatatagttttaaaaaattatataacttTGACTAAGTTTtagtttttaataatatatatttatattattgaatgttaaaattaatcttttaacttataaaaaattaattaaattttttcaattttaaaattcataaatattaattttaaaaatgatttttttttaaatcaaacaaACTAAACCTATATCTAATATCAATTctaaataattgaatatttatacaaaactagccgatttattttaaaatggttgattatatttttttataattctgtattttttttgttgaatGTCCAATTTCATAATCATATccaattagaatatttttctaaatttttttttgctTATCACCGGTATAGTCTATAGGTGGTCCTTCCTACTAAGTTCAGCGTCAATTACTAATATATTGGGCTGGATCAAGGAACCTCTATATATTTCTCTCTCAAATTAaaatagggttaatagtagttcacctctgtaatgttagcgaattttgcttttctccttccctaccttttggcaacgattttttcaaaaaaaaccgttgccaaaacctccTTTGGCAACGGTGGGGATAAACTGCAACACGCTCATATTCCAgaggtaaactactattaacctattaaaatatttattaaccatATATTCCTCTCTCGAATTAAACTATTTATTAACCATTATAACCATCAAAATTGTCCTCATATGGCTATACATTTGATAACAATCTAATATAAAGAGTATACACAATAATTGATATTGTTGTTCTGGTCCTCTTAGCACCGAAAGAATgttgtattatttttaaaatatattttggggATTTTTTTTGGTATGAACGTGTATATTTATTTTTTGGACCGTAAATGACACAAATTACTGAAATGACATAGGGATTAAATGCTGTTTCGTAATGGATCAAGAATGTTTGATGAATAGTTAAATGAGTTAACACTTTAATTCTCAAGTTAGTGAGAGAATGAGAAGTAATGTGAAAGTGGTAATGAATTTAAATacttgaaatgatgtatttttcttttatataggAAAAGCGGCTATAATCAGCATGAGGTGAGACGCTTTGTGTCGGTAACCGTTGAATCTAATCAAATGGCGATGGACGTCTATGGAGGACAAAATTGTCTCTTATTGAATGAATGAAGGATCATCTGCTACACACACTTTAATCTATGGTGGTGCTCGTGGGCCTTGTGAACGACCCAAAACAGTTGCCCCCAAGCCCTTGTTCCTACTTTGCAAAACGAAAGTTTTTCGTGTATGCCCCTAGCCCATCTACTTGGCTGGAATAGACCAAGAGTCTTGATGGGACGTCACTATCATTGAGAACGTGcacattaaatgtttttcttgTAATAGATAAAGTTTCATTAGGAATCTTTGACGTGTGTTTCTACGCTAGTCAATAATGATGTTTTCCTTATCTCAGGGGTACTCAAGTACTTATAAATAATCCTTGATGAAATCTCGACTGTTGGTGGTGCATTTTGCATTTCCTAACATAATGGATACCTAGTTCCCTGTGGCACTGACACTCATGAATGGTTCCTGAAGTAtcattttccttcttttttttatcaTCTTCGAACTCCAAAGCTCTTCTTTTGTATCATCAACTTCGCTCTTCTTGTGAGCTTTTTTGTACTGATTTGCCAATTAGGTTCATCTGTGATATCTCGTTCGGTGGTATCTGAGACACATAGGCGACCAACCATTTCTTTTATGGTAAAGTTTATATCTTTCTTCTTACTTTTGCTTCCTTCTTTGTTCAAGTTTCTAGATAGTAGGTTTCAGATATCTTTGATGTTCGAACTTCTGTGCATTGGCGTTGTGGAACTTGATTGATTAATTCATACGCTTATGGCATTTATGACAACACCCCGGAATCATTTGTGATGGGGCTTTGTTTCCTTGGATGTACGTTGATGACATTTGTGATAGTACCCTTGACTCGTAGCTAGCTTTAATGATCACAAGAAACATACTAGCATAATGTCATACATCCTAGCAATATTTGTGCTTTACATATGGAGTCGATTTTAACCAAGCGGCGTGGGCGCTTATTATTGGCATCTGGGAGCATTGGTAAGGGACGTGGTAGCTTACTTAGGCTTTCATCAAGAGTCTTCAAATGCAACTATCTGGAAAGATGAGCACATTTTACGCGTCAGTGACTTAATCTGCTTGTCCGTTAATAACCCGAAGAGAGGTGATATGTTGATCCTCACAACCTTGCATTTGTCTTCCTTTTGGTTTTGCTGCAAAAGCTTTGTTTATCCTTTTTACTTCAGATAAGTTGGTAATTATTGTCACCTGCTCATCTTGGATGTTGTGGTATTTCAGCTTGAAATGGATCGGGAAAGCCATTGTGTCTAAGGTTGTTACAAAGGGACTGTCTATAATACACTTATTGACGTTTTTGCAAGGAACCACCAAAATTTCTATTCAACCATCCTGGTGTCTCTTCCTTATCATACCTTCAACGACGGGTTACTTTGTTATCACAAGAGCTTCCACCATCAATGAGGATATGTGAGACATTAAAGTTGGTAATGGTAGCTGCTATCACTAGATAAAAGATCTCATTTGGGACTCATTCTACCTTTTTACTACCAAGGAATATGAGGATATATCTTTTTGTTTTCCCGTTCGaagtccccctattttgtttaCGACCATCAGCTCGAAAAAAATTTCTCTTCATCATTTATTTGGATGGGTTCCTTGCTCTTGTAAGAATGTCAATAATGAATGCAGTGTATTGTCGCTTTCCTTTTTGGTCATCGTCTTCTTTACCGCTGTTATCATTCCTTCATTTGACTCAAGTGACAACTTAAATAGCCTTCTTGGGGTATTTTTCTCTATGAGGGTTGCATTTCTTCTTTGGAGAATCCTCTCAGTACCGACGCACTCTCTTATTGCATTGTCCTCCCTTCCAGTCACCATCACGGATGTTCTCACTAAGTCGCCTCTTTTTAATCAACACTTATATTTCATCTTTCATATGGATGCAATTATTTGTATTGTGGACGTGACTCTTGTGGAAACAACAGTATTTGGACTTATTGTTCTAGATGATTCCTAATCTTGTCTTCCTTGAACTTATTGTTCGCacattctttcaaaaatttctccCTTGAATTGTTTAGGGGAGTGTAGTGTTGGATTCACATTGGATGCTCCATGCTCCCCGCCCTCTCTCTCCTTCTTCGGCCAtgagttttttttcttcataatttacaTAGGGTTGTGCCCTATTCAACAAATCACTCAAGCAAAAAGCTCCCTCGAGCCCTAGATTTTCTCAGAATATGTAGTACAACCTCAATCCTCTCTTAAACATATGTAGTGATATATTTGTAAGGGTTCCCAAACGAAGCGACACATGTCCCTCATTGGGTGCCCGCCCCATGACGCGTTGTTTGAAACCTTCACGTGGCACGGGGTTCTGCCCTAAAGGGAAAAACATAGATAAGAACGTTTATCCACGTTATAACTGCATATGAGAAGTCATGCCAACGACTCCCTAGGAAATAAGTGGTCAACAACTCCCACATTCAAGAGGGAGCGGTTGCCATTTCTCACGAGTTCCCCAAAACCCTAGGGCTATAGGCCATTATAAATACCGCAATATTATAAGTGAGAGAGGTAGATCATAATGCACACGATATACCCCTAAAAGCTATAGatctcacctcacgtgagcttGATATCTTACCACCGTGAGCAAGCCTTAACCCACATAAAATTACTTAAGCATCTAGCCACCCCTACTAGCATAGGGGTGCCACACATTCGCTACTTTTTGACAAGTAGAACATCTAAAACTTTAGTCCATCACATGTTCCTCCACTATTACTGTCACTTTTGTGAAGCGGTCAATGTACTCACGTAGTGTTTCTTTATTTCACTAGGTGGCTCTGTTAAGTACATTCATAGTTGTGGGTTGTCATTCTCGGATGGTAAACTGGATAATGAAAGCCTCACAAATATCCTTTCATGAATATATACTCCCATCTGAGAAGGTTTTGAATCACAACATTGCAGCTCCGATCAGAGTTAGTGCAAAGATGTTGCACTTTTTACCCTTTGGGCTTGGGGGTAATCTTgtactataaaaataaattacaaaaattGTTTTGCTTAAATGAGAGTGCATATATAGAACAAAAATACTATGCATGATTCCAACATGACTTGTGTTGTGTATCTAAAACACAATACCCTTTAAATAAGAAAGAACAAGATCGCTTGAATAATCTCATATATGCGCATACAATAAAATTTATCATATATGTcatgttatttattatattttaattgactctattatctatttttaataagagtattttaataaatttgatatttattttattattaaaattaataaattactacctttgatttcatttataattgaaaatttgctttttaaatttattgaataataaatatatttggacTATATCATGTAccagatatattaattattcaattaatctaaaaaattaaatttttcttataa
Encoded proteins:
- the LOC131656021 gene encoding CASP-like protein 4A3, with protein sequence MATTPHPAMKKSWSRGSDSTQFESPARFCSPLRWDAADSPEYRSPANSPGKMVDNSMAVITVDKPKQISHEKLPDQRKLPQENNLAVFNLPVREEPQRQATKVETSEKGSERRLRSAPVSCTAEEVTRKAGLGFRLCEMVVCLISFSVMAANKTQGWSGDSYDRYKEYRYCLSMNVIGFAYSGLQACDLAFQLVTGKHMISHHLRYHFQFFLDQVVAYLLISASSSAATRVDDWQSNWGKDEFTEMATVSVGMSFLAFVAFAMSSLISGYILCNGRNSV